From Candidatus Cloacimonadota bacterium, one genomic window encodes:
- the rpsD gene encoding 30S ribosomal protein S4, with translation MGRYTDAKCKLCRREGTKLFLKGSRCYSDKCSLQRNSSPPGEKNKKFRSRQSDYAVHLREKQKTKRMYGLFEKQFKNTFEKAEKMKGVSGENLLKLLEIRLDNVVYRMGFAPSRNSARQLVNHGHILVDGKKVDIPSFWVKPGQEIQIRNRSRQIPIIREGMDSYNKLEQFNWLEVNHENFIGSVKSFPDKEQLPQDIDTRLIVEFYSK, from the coding sequence ATGGGTAGATATACAGATGCAAAATGTAAATTATGTAGAAGAGAGGGTACTAAACTTTTCTTAAAAGGTTCAAGATGCTATTCTGATAAATGTAGTTTGCAACGAAATAGTTCTCCTCCCGGAGAAAAAAACAAAAAATTCCGAAGCAGACAAAGCGATTATGCAGTTCACTTGCGAGAAAAACAAAAAACAAAAAGAATGTATGGGCTTTTTGAGAAACAATTTAAAAATACATTTGAAAAAGCAGAAAAAATGAAAGGTGTTAGTGGCGAAAACTTGCTGAAACTTTTGGAAATACGTCTTGATAATGTTGTTTACAGAATGGGTTTTGCTCCATCCAGAAATTCTGCGAGACAACTTGTTAATCATGGTCATATTTTAGTTGACGGAAAGAAAGTTGATATCCCCTCTTTCTGGGTTAAACCAGGTCAGGAAATTCAAATTCGAAATCGAAGCAGACAAATACCTATTATACGGGAAGGTATGGACTCCTATAACAAATTGGAACAATTCAACTGGTTGGAAGTCAATCATGAAAATTTTATAGGCTCTGTGAAAAGTTTTCCAGATAAGGAACAGCTTCCACAGGATATCGATACCAGACTTATTGTTGAATTCTATTCAAAATAA
- the rplR gene encoding 50S ribosomal protein L18 has product MLNKRVNKNKLLRQRRKITIRKKISGTPEMPRVSVYRSIKHIYAQVIDDVHNTTLVSASTLQSQFEELKKDKMKPVEKAFLVGKILAEKCKKMNVNAVSFDRNGFKYHGRVKALADGARKSGLKL; this is encoded by the coding sequence ATGTTGAATAAAAGAGTAAATAAAAATAAATTATTAAGACAAAGAAGAAAAATTACAATACGGAAAAAGATATCCGGAACGCCGGAAATGCCACGTGTTTCTGTATATAGAAGCATAAAGCATATTTATGCTCAAGTTATTGATGATGTCCATAATACAACTCTCGTTTCTGCGTCCACGTTACAATCCCAATTTGAAGAGTTGAAAAAAGATAAGATGAAACCGGTTGAAAAGGCATTTTTAGTCGGTAAAATTCTTGCTGAAAAATGTAAAAAAATGAATGTTAATGCTGTAAGCTTCGATCGTAATGGATTTAAATATCACGGTAGAGTGAAAGCGTTAGCTGATGGTGCCAGAAAAAGCGGCTTGAAACTATAG
- the infA gene encoding translation initiation factor IF-1 has protein sequence MGKSSVIEVDGIVEETLPGTKFKVKLENGHVILAHISGKMRMNYIRILVGDKVKMELSPYDLTKGRIVYRYK, from the coding sequence GTGGGAAAAAGTAGCGTTATTGAGGTTGATGGAATTGTTGAAGAAACTTTGCCTGGAACAAAATTTAAGGTTAAATTAGAAAATGGGCACGTAATTTTAGCACATATCTCAGGCAAAATGAGAATGAATTATATTCGCATTTTAGTCGGTGATAAAGTGAAAATGGAATTATCACCCTATGACCTTACAAAAGGTAGAATTGTTTATCGTTATAAATAG
- the rpsH gene encoding 30S ribosomal protein S8 produces the protein MPITDPIANLLCMVKNGVTRKKKDIIIDSSNVRKEIMRILKDEKYIENFEILEPTVDKKRKFEQIKIYFRYLENGESFIRDVKRVSKPGKRIYVNSTNIPIVLNHIGIAIISTNKGILTDAHARQQHVGGEYLCKIW, from the coding sequence ATGCCTATTACTGATCCGATAGCAAATTTGCTTTGTATGGTTAAAAATGGTGTAACCAGAAAAAAGAAAGACATCATTATTGATTCGTCTAATGTTCGAAAAGAAATCATGCGGATATTAAAAGATGAAAAATATATTGAGAATTTTGAAATATTAGAACCAACGGTTGATAAAAAAAGAAAATTTGAACAAATTAAAATTTATTTTCGATATTTGGAAAATGGTGAATCCTTTATTCGAGATGTGAAAAGAGTCAGTAAACCCGGAAAAAGAATTTATGTTAATTCAACCAATATTCCGATTGTCTTGAATCATATCGGCATTGCCATAATTTCTACTAATAAAGGAATTTTAACAGATGCTCATGCCCGTCAACAACATGTCGGCGGGGAATATTTATGCAAAATATGGTAA
- the rplO gene encoding 50S ribosomal protein L15, translating to MKLNELRVPKNSKKTKKRFGKGDGSGIGKTSGRGMNGQKSRSGGSIPVWFEGGQMPIHRRIPRKGFTNIFKKEFRIVSLNKLAQVEEEIIDIDIMEKFGLIKTCKTKKLPVKILGNKENQFNERKIIKANKFTKSAIAIIEKNGGKAEVL from the coding sequence ATGAAGTTGAATGAATTAAGAGTTCCTAAGAATTCAAAAAAAACAAAAAAAAGATTTGGAAAAGGTGACGGATCTGGAATTGGGAAAACTTCCGGGCGTGGAATGAATGGACAAAAATCACGTAGTGGTGGTAGTATTCCTGTCTGGTTTGAAGGTGGGCAAATGCCTATTCATCGAAGAATCCCAAGAAAAGGATTTACAAATATTTTTAAAAAAGAGTTTAGAATTGTATCTTTAAACAAACTTGCTCAGGTGGAAGAAGAAATCATAGACATTGATATAATGGAAAAATTTGGGCTCATTAAGACCTGTAAAACCAAAAAATTACCGGTTAAAATTCTTGGAAATAAAGAAAACCAATTTAATGAGAGAAAAATTATTAAAGCAAATAAATTTACCAAATCTGCAATAGCAATAATTGAAAAGAATGGTGGGAAAGCAGAGGTTCTATAG
- the rplF gene encoding 50S ribosomal protein L6, whose protein sequence is MSRIGKQPIKIPELVNVKIDKQNIAVKGPKGNLSLTVSKGITAEIIDKEIIVTRKNDEKENRSLHGLNRVLIDNMIVGVSEGYMKKLFVVGTGYKVAIQGKWLILSLGFSHDVYVEMPKTVEVQTEKISRAAASDIPELQAIIDLYSCDKELLGNVTASIRAVRPPGAFNKCKGIRYSDERVKKKPGKVAGGTDAG, encoded by the coding sequence ATGTCCAGAATAGGGAAACAACCAATCAAGATACCTGAACTAGTGAATGTAAAAATTGATAAACAGAATATTGCAGTAAAAGGTCCGAAGGGTAATTTGAGTTTAACAGTTAGTAAGGGAATAACTGCAGAAATAATTGATAAAGAAATTATCGTAACCAGAAAAAATGACGAAAAAGAAAATCGCAGCTTGCATGGATTAAATCGTGTCTTGATCGACAATATGATTGTTGGAGTTTCTGAAGGTTATATGAAGAAATTATTTGTCGTTGGCACCGGCTATAAAGTAGCCATACAAGGCAAATGGTTGATTTTATCTCTCGGATTTTCGCACGATGTGTATGTTGAAATGCCAAAAACCGTTGAAGTACAAACTGAAAAAATAAGTCGAGCAGCTGCCAGCGATATTCCTGAATTGCAAGCAATTATAGATTTGTATTCTTGTGATAAAGAGCTGTTGGGAAATGTAACGGCTTCTATTCGTGCAGTTCGACCTCCCGGAGCTTTTAATAAGTGTAAGGGAATTCGTTATTCTGATGAACGTGTGAAGAAAAAACCTGGTAAAGTCGCTGGTGGTACCGATGCAGGATAA
- a CDS encoding DNA-directed RNA polymerase subunit alpha, with protein sequence MANIEPIQLPQYRKKDKKTFSDTYGKFEIGPFEPGFGTTIGNSLRRTLLSSIQGGAVKFVHIDGLHHQYIAIPGAREDYIELILNLKNLILVIDSNKEQVLELNIKGPKKVTAKDISAPQNVTIVNKDHYLLELTEKVALNITLWVGNGIGYKRENEHIIDEEKPVGVIAIDSIYSPIRKVNYHVGKERVDKKINYDKIILEITTDGSISPEESLNLAAKLLKDSFDSIMQFKEEPKYIKREKVDPELRNLQKLMKMDVAELELSVRCRNCLAAAKIDNVKELVALSETNTLRLRNFGKKSLAEVKKVLKRYGLKLGMDVKEIDEKLKRIEEIEENNETP encoded by the coding sequence ATGGCAAATATTGAACCTATTCAGTTACCACAATACAGAAAAAAGGATAAAAAAACTTTTTCGGATACTTATGGAAAATTCGAAATAGGTCCCTTTGAACCTGGCTTTGGTACTACAATTGGAAATTCTCTTAGAAGAACACTCTTATCATCAATACAAGGTGGTGCAGTTAAATTTGTCCATATAGACGGATTACACCATCAATATATCGCCATTCCAGGAGCTAGAGAAGACTATATCGAACTAATTCTAAATTTAAAAAATCTCATTCTCGTAATTGATTCAAATAAGGAACAAGTGTTAGAGTTAAACATTAAAGGTCCCAAAAAAGTTACGGCAAAAGATATTTCAGCTCCGCAAAATGTAACTATAGTTAATAAAGATCACTATCTTCTAGAATTAACTGAAAAAGTTGCATTGAATATTACTCTATGGGTTGGAAATGGAATTGGGTATAAAAGAGAAAACGAGCATATCATTGATGAAGAAAAACCTGTTGGTGTTATTGCAATTGATTCAATATATTCACCCATACGAAAAGTTAATTATCACGTCGGCAAAGAACGTGTTGACAAGAAAATAAATTATGATAAAATCATTTTAGAGATTACTACCGACGGAAGCATTTCACCAGAGGAGTCTCTGAATTTGGCTGCAAAGCTTCTAAAGGATTCGTTTGATTCGATTATGCAGTTTAAGGAAGAACCTAAATATATAAAGCGGGAAAAAGTCGATCCCGAGTTGCGAAATCTACAAAAATTGATGAAAATGGATGTAGCAGAACTCGAATTGAGTGTGAGATGCAGAAACTGTCTTGCCGCTGCAAAAATTGACAATGTCAAAGAACTTGTAGCACTCTCAGAAACAAACACATTACGTTTGCGAAATTTCGGAAAGAAATCATTAGCAGAAGTGAAAAAGGTTCTAAAGCGATATGGTTTGAAACTTGGAATGGATGTAAAGGAAATTGATGAGAAATTAAAAAGAATTGAAGAGATTGAGGAAAATAATGAAACACCGTAA
- a CDS encoding type Z 30S ribosomal protein S14: MAKKSWVVKNKKEQKFKVREYSRCRICGRTRAYMRDFGICRLCFRKLARQGKIPGVKKASW; encoded by the coding sequence ATGGCAAAAAAATCTTGGGTAGTTAAAAATAAAAAGGAACAAAAATTTAAGGTCCGTGAATATAGCAGATGCCGAATATGTGGCAGAACGAGAGCATATATGCGAGATTTTGGGATTTGTAGATTATGTTTTAGAAAGCTTGCTCGTCAGGGAAAAATTCCTGGTGTAAAGAAAGCAAGCTGGTAG
- the rplE gene encoding 50S ribosomal protein L5, producing MNRLKEKYQNVLKKEIQQKLEFKNIMQVPKLIKVSVNMGVGEAVVNRSAVENARKQLELLTGQHSLITKARRSISNFKIREGDPIGTKTTLRSEIMYNFVDKLFSIVIPRLRDFEGISPKGFDGYGNFTLGFKDQTVFPEIEYDKVDKVRGLNITFVTTANNDEEGYVLLKSLGMPFKKK from the coding sequence ATGAATAGATTAAAAGAAAAATATCAAAATGTTTTGAAAAAAGAAATTCAACAAAAACTTGAGTTTAAAAATATTATGCAAGTTCCTAAACTCATTAAAGTTTCTGTGAATATGGGAGTTGGTGAAGCTGTGGTGAATCGGAGTGCTGTAGAAAATGCTCGCAAACAGTTAGAATTACTCACCGGCCAACATTCACTGATAACAAAAGCAAGACGGTCTATCTCGAATTTTAAAATCCGAGAAGGTGATCCAATTGGAACGAAAACAACTCTGCGAAGTGAAATAATGTATAACTTTGTTGATAAACTTTTTAGTATAGTTATTCCTCGATTACGTGACTTTGAAGGTATTTCACCTAAGGGTTTTGATGGGTACGGAAATTTCACTTTAGGATTTAAAGATCAGACAGTTTTTCCGGAAATTGAATATGATAAGGTTGATAAAGTTAGAGGTTTAAATATAACTTTTGTTACTACTGCAAATAATGACGAAGAAGGCTATGTGCTTTTAAAATCACTCGGAATGCCTTTTAAAAAGAAATAG
- the rplX gene encoding 50S ribosomal protein L24, with product MRIKKGDKVKVITGVYNGVIGEVLKAIPSTNKIIVEKVNFAKKHQRPTQQNQAGGIFEIEAPIDVSNVRFICPKCGEVSKTRIKILEDKSRIRYCVKCEDMV from the coding sequence ATGCGAATCAAAAAAGGTGATAAAGTTAAAGTCATCACAGGTGTTTATAACGGTGTGATTGGTGAAGTTTTAAAAGCCATTCCCAGCACGAATAAAATTATCGTTGAAAAAGTTAATTTTGCAAAAAAACACCAAAGACCCACTCAACAAAATCAAGCGGGTGGTATTTTTGAGATTGAAGCACCAATAGATGTATCAAATGTGAGATTTATTTGCCCTAAATGTGGCGAAGTTTCAAAAACAAGAATAAAAATCCTTGAAGACAAAAGCAGAATCAGATATTGTGTGAAATGTGAAGATATGGTTTGA
- the secY gene encoding preprotein translocase subunit SecY → MMKSLVNVFKVPDLKKKVLFTLGILIVYRLGGHIPAPGINAQALGEFFTSRGNTLFGMLDLFVGGNLSKATIFALGIMPYITASIVMQLLGGIIPYFEKLKKQGAEGQKKITQYTRYGTVVIGIFNALGITFFLESITTSSGVLIVSHPGLIFKLVTILTFVTGTIFVMWLGEQINDKGIGNGISLIIFVGIIARYPGGFINMGNMIINGTMSLILAIFVIVLMIFVTAAVILVTEANRKIPVQYAKRVIGRKIYGGQSTHIPLKVNSAGVIPIIFAQAVLMFPKTITTFFPQSDFMNTISAWLSPGAFLYTVLYMLMIIFFAYFYTAIVLNPVEIANNMKKYGGFIPGRKPGKKTADYINSVITRITLPGAIFFAIIAVMPTFLIKYAKMPFYFGGTGLIIIVGVALDTLKQIESQLVMRHYDGFMKKGKLRGRR, encoded by the coding sequence GTGATGAAGTCATTGGTAAATGTTTTTAAAGTACCGGATCTTAAGAAAAAAGTTCTTTTTACTTTAGGCATTTTGATAGTTTATCGTTTGGGAGGACATATCCCCGCTCCAGGTATCAACGCTCAAGCTCTTGGTGAATTTTTTACTTCAAGAGGTAATACGCTTTTTGGCATGCTTGATTTATTCGTAGGCGGAAATCTTAGTAAAGCAACGATTTTCGCACTTGGTATAATGCCGTATATTACCGCTTCGATCGTGATGCAATTACTCGGTGGAATTATTCCTTATTTTGAAAAATTGAAAAAGCAAGGTGCCGAAGGGCAGAAAAAAATTACTCAATACACAAGATACGGCACTGTTGTAATCGGAATTTTCAATGCTTTAGGTATTACTTTTTTTCTGGAAAGTATTACAACTTCTTCAGGTGTACTTATTGTTTCCCATCCGGGTTTGATTTTCAAGCTTGTTACAATATTAACATTCGTAACAGGTACAATTTTTGTAATGTGGTTGGGGGAGCAAATTAATGATAAGGGTATCGGAAACGGTATCTCCTTGATAATTTTTGTTGGAATTATTGCAAGGTATCCTGGCGGATTCATTAATATGGGAAATATGATTATTAATGGAACTATGAGTTTGATACTCGCAATCTTTGTTATTGTTTTGATGATTTTCGTTACGGCTGCGGTGATTCTTGTAACAGAGGCAAATCGGAAAATTCCAGTTCAATATGCAAAACGGGTTATTGGTAGAAAAATTTACGGTGGGCAAAGTACTCACATACCATTAAAAGTGAATTCTGCCGGAGTTATTCCAATTATTTTTGCCCAAGCTGTGCTTATGTTCCCGAAAACAATTACAACATTTTTTCCACAAAGTGATTTTATGAACACTATCTCTGCATGGCTATCACCAGGTGCTTTCCTCTATACTGTTTTGTATATGCTGATGATTATTTTCTTCGCATATTTTTACACAGCTATTGTTTTGAATCCGGTTGAAATTGCCAACAACATGAAAAAATATGGTGGTTTCATTCCCGGAAGAAAACCCGGCAAAAAAACTGCTGATTATATCAATAGCGTTATAACCAGAATTACTTTACCAGGAGCAATATTCTTTGCCATTATTGCGGTTATGCCCACATTTTTGATAAAATATGCAAAAATGCCCTTCTATTTTGGCGGAACAGGATTGATAATTATTGTTGGCGTTGCCCTTGATACTTTGAAACAAATTGAATCTCAATTAGTTATGAGACATTACGATGGATTTATGAAGAAGGGAAAACTTCGAGGTAGAAGGTGA
- the rplN gene encoding 50S ribosomal protein L14, which yields MIQQETRLKVADNSGAKIVQCIKVLGGSKRRYAYVGDIIKISVKSATPNSEIRAGTVHEGVIVRTRKAIRREDGTYVRFGDNAIVLINEVLEPIGTRIFGPVARELRDNNFMKILSLAPEVV from the coding sequence ATGATACAGCAAGAAACGAGATTGAAGGTAGCAGACAATTCTGGCGCAAAGATTGTCCAGTGTATTAAGGTCCTCGGTGGCTCGAAAAGAAGATATGCTTATGTCGGTGACATAATCAAAATATCAGTTAAATCTGCTACTCCTAATTCAGAAATTCGTGCAGGAACTGTCCATGAGGGTGTTATCGTCAGAACAAGAAAAGCAATTAGACGCGAGGATGGAACTTATGTCCGCTTTGGAGATAATGCGATTGTGTTAATTAATGAGGTTTTAGAGCCAATTGGAACACGTATTTTTGGACCGGTAGCCCGTGAATTAAGAGATAATAATTTTATGAAAATTCTCTCACTTGCACCTGAAGTGGTATAG
- the map gene encoding type I methionyl aminopeptidase codes for MISIKNEREIEFMRESNRIVGEVLFQLGQMIKPGISTKDLNARAGEIISENKATAEFNGFSVDGLKPYPYNICASLNNEIVHGYSSSEKILKDGDIISIDVGTRKNGFCGDGARTFAVGEISAENKKLMDVTQLALERAIEKCVVGNRIGDISAIIEQTAKENNLFVAENLTGHGVGRELHEDPIVFNSGKKNKGPRLKKGMTIAIEPMFSIGTSKIIEHEWVYLTADNSNAAHFENTILITENKPEILTKFSNGKVKYNQLEKK; via the coding sequence ATGATTTCGATTAAAAACGAACGAGAAATTGAGTTTATGCGCGAGTCAAATCGGATTGTTGGAGAGGTTCTCTTTCAATTAGGGCAAATGATAAAACCTGGAATTTCTACAAAAGATCTCAATGCACGTGCTGGTGAAATTATTTCTGAAAATAAAGCAACAGCAGAATTCAATGGTTTTTCAGTTGATGGGCTTAAGCCATATCCCTATAATATTTGTGCATCTCTGAATAATGAGATCGTACATGGTTATTCTTCTTCAGAAAAAATCCTCAAAGATGGTGACATTATTAGCATTGATGTTGGCACACGCAAAAACGGTTTTTGTGGTGATGGTGCCAGAACCTTTGCCGTAGGAGAAATAAGTGCAGAGAATAAAAAATTGATGGATGTTACTCAATTGGCTTTAGAGCGAGCAATTGAAAAATGTGTTGTTGGAAATAGAATTGGTGATATTTCAGCTATTATTGAACAAACTGCTAAAGAAAATAATCTGTTTGTTGCAGAGAATCTTACGGGACACGGTGTAGGTAGAGAACTTCACGAAGATCCAATAGTTTTTAATTCTGGCAAAAAAAATAAAGGACCACGCCTAAAAAAAGGAATGACTATTGCAATTGAGCCGATGTTTAGTATTGGTACTTCAAAAATTATTGAGCATGAATGGGTCTATTTAACAGCTGACAATTCCAATGCTGCTCATTTTGAAAACACGATATTGATTACCGAAAATAAACCGGAAATATTAACTAAGTTCAGTAACGGTAAAGTTAAGTATAATCAATTGGAGAAGAAATAG
- the rpsM gene encoding 30S ribosomal protein S13 encodes MARIAGVDLPNNKRIEIALTYIFGIGRTLSKKILVIAGIDENIRAKDLSNQEVKELREIITDNYTIEGDLRKENKMNLNRLKEIGCYRGLRHRIGLPCRGQKTHANARTLKGPRLGRIKK; translated from the coding sequence TTGGCTAGAATTGCTGGTGTAGATTTACCAAATAATAAAAGAATTGAAATCGCATTGACCTATATTTTTGGTATAGGAAGAACTTTATCAAAAAAAATTTTGGTTATAGCAGGAATTGACGAAAATATCCGTGCAAAAGATCTTTCAAATCAGGAAGTTAAAGAATTAAGAGAAATTATTACAGACAACTATACAATTGAAGGTGATTTGCGAAAAGAAAATAAAATGAATTTGAACCGACTCAAAGAAATTGGTTGCTATAGAGGTTTGAGACATAGAATTGGATTACCGTGTCGTGGACAAAAAACACATGCTAATGCTCGAACTCTAAAAGGTCCCAGACTTGGAAGAATAAAGAAATAA
- the rpsK gene encoding 30S ribosomal protein S11, translated as MAIKKAKVRKKKVKLTFNDGVAHIKATFNNTIITITDMGGNVLAWSSGGKIGNKGSRKSTSYAAQLSSTEVAREVVNQGLRKVHVEIKGPGAGRDSSIRALESNGLEILSIKDITPIPHNGCRPPKRRRI; from the coding sequence ATGGCTATTAAAAAAGCAAAAGTTCGGAAAAAAAAAGTTAAGCTAACTTTTAATGATGGTGTTGCTCATATCAAAGCAACTTTTAATAACACCATTATAACGATAACTGATATGGGTGGAAATGTTCTTGCCTGGTCAAGTGGTGGCAAAATTGGAAATAAGGGTAGTAGAAAAAGTACATCTTATGCTGCTCAACTTTCTTCAACAGAAGTAGCAAGAGAAGTAGTAAATCAAGGATTAAGAAAGGTGCATGTGGAAATTAAAGGTCCTGGTGCCGGAAGAGATTCATCAATTCGAGCCCTTGAATCAAATGGTTTGGAGATTCTTTCAATAAAAGACATTACCCCAATCCCACATAACGGTTGTAGGCCGCCAAAACGAAGAAGAATATAA
- the rpmJ gene encoding 50S ribosomal protein L36, which translates to MKVLSSVKKRCKDCKIVKRKGTIYVICKNPKHKQRQG; encoded by the coding sequence ATGAAAGTATTATCATCAGTTAAGAAACGTTGTAAAGATTGTAAAATCGTTAAACGTAAAGGTACAATATATGTTATTTGTAAAAATCCGAAACATAAACAGAGACAAGGTTAA
- the rplQ gene encoding 50S ribosomal protein L17 has protein sequence MKHRKNGTTTFGKRKAHRKSMLYNMAAQLIIHNRIETTHRRAKEVQKISDRLITVGKNDSIHSRRQAFKILTNRDLVKKLFDDIAPKYKNRNGGYTRVIKIGHRRGDAAPISILEYVEEAEKN, from the coding sequence ATGAAACACCGTAAAAATGGAACAACCACTTTTGGAAAACGCAAAGCACACAGAAAATCTATGCTTTATAATATGGCTGCGCAACTTATTATACACAATAGAATTGAGACAACTCATAGAAGAGCTAAAGAAGTACAAAAGATATCTGACAGATTGATTACTGTCGGGAAAAATGATTCAATCCATTCTCGCAGACAAGCTTTTAAAATATTAACCAACCGTGATCTTGTAAAAAAATTATTTGATGATATTGCCCCCAAATATAAAAACAGGAACGGTGGATATACTCGAGTTATAAAGATTGGACATCGTCGTGGTGATGCTGCCCCTATTTCAATTCTTGAATATGTGGAAGAAGCAGAAAAAAACTAA
- a CDS encoding adenylate kinase: MKKFSRLIVVLLGPPGAGKGTQSEMLHKEFGVPHLSTGDILRDSIKQGTKIGKEAQNYMHKGELVPDDIIFNLIESRVNEDDCANGAIFDGFPRNLSQAKNFLNLEYVKNADLVTSILVNISDADAVKRLSSRRYCPKCNKIFSLAVKPPKLENGTYICDNCGTELEIRDDDKIETIKNRLSVYHSFARPMLDLFDERAILRIVDGNQESTEVSKLIIKELS, from the coding sequence GTGAAGAAATTTTCTCGCTTAATTGTAGTTCTGCTTGGTCCTCCAGGTGCTGGAAAAGGCACTCAATCTGAAATGCTTCATAAAGAATTTGGTGTACCACATCTCTCAACAGGAGACATACTTAGGGATTCAATCAAGCAAGGAACTAAAATTGGCAAAGAAGCTCAAAACTATATGCACAAAGGTGAATTAGTTCCTGACGATATTATATTTAACCTTATAGAATCTCGTGTTAATGAAGATGACTGCGCTAATGGAGCGATTTTTGACGGTTTTCCTCGAAATTTATCACAAGCAAAGAATTTTCTGAATTTAGAATATGTAAAAAATGCGGATTTAGTTACTTCTATTCTTGTTAATATTTCTGATGCGGATGCAGTTAAGCGATTATCAAGTAGGCGTTATTGTCCAAAATGCAATAAAATTTTCAGTTTGGCAGTTAAACCACCCAAATTGGAGAATGGAACATATATTTGCGATAATTGTGGAACCGAACTTGAAATTCGCGATGATGACAAAATTGAGACGATAAAAAATAGGCTTAGTGTTTATCATAGTTTTGCCCGACCTATGCTTGATCTGTTTGACGAAAGAGCAATTTTGAGAATAGTGGATGGAAACCAAGAATCTACTGAAGTTTCAAAGTTAATTATAAAGGAATTATCCTAA
- the rpsE gene encoding 30S ribosomal protein S5, translating into MRKKFNNKPEDEYVFEQVVSTRRVAKVVKGGKNFRFTATMVVGNKKGKVGFGMGKANQIVSAINKAKDRAKKDAFTFPMRNGTIPHEVKTKFGGSKVMIKPAAPGTGIIAGGPVRAMMEGAGVENVLTKSFGSNTKHNIVKATEKALKSLRSHEELAKLRGKTIAELMA; encoded by the coding sequence ATGCGGAAAAAATTTAATAATAAACCCGAAGACGAATACGTTTTTGAACAAGTTGTCTCTACCAGACGTGTAGCAAAAGTTGTAAAAGGTGGGAAAAATTTTCGCTTTACAGCAACTATGGTTGTTGGCAATAAAAAGGGAAAAGTAGGTTTTGGTATGGGAAAAGCAAATCAAATTGTGTCGGCAATAAATAAAGCTAAAGATAGAGCAAAAAAAGATGCTTTCACTTTTCCAATGAGAAACGGTACAATTCCTCATGAAGTTAAGACGAAATTTGGCGGAAGTAAAGTTATGATAAAGCCGGCTGCTCCAGGAACTGGAATTATTGCAGGTGGTCCTGTGCGTGCAATGATGGAAGGTGCAGGGGTAGAAAACGTGCTTACAAAATCTTTCGGGTCAAATACAAAACATAACATTGTTAAAGCAACTGAAAAGGCACTTAAATCTCTGCGTTCACATGAAGAACTTGCTAAATTACGCGGAAAAACTATAGCCGAATTAATGGCATAA